The following are from one region of the Haloactinomyces albus genome:
- a CDS encoding NAD(P)-dependent malic enzyme, with amino-acid sequence MPGSQDTPGDADSQEPNAPLTDEEVFGAHEGGKLSIAPTAPLTSPRDLSIAYTPGVADVSRAISGDETLAARYTWTRQLVAVVSDGTAVLGLGDIGPRASLPVMEGKSALFKTFAGLDSIPLVFDTTDVDEIVESLVRMRPSFGAVNLEDVAAPRCFDLERRLIEALDCPVMHDDQHGTAVVTLAALRNACRVVGRELSSLRVVISGAGAAGVACAEILEAAGIGEVIVADSRGVIHAGRDNLTPIKAELAERTNPRGVTGGIAEALQGADALIGVSAGQIPEELIESMADDAIVFALSNPDPEIHPAVAARHASVVATGRSDFPNQINNVLAFPGIFKGALEAGSRMISDRMKVAAAEAIAEVAADELAAEYIVPSPLDPRVAPEVTAAVAKAARQDGVATA; translated from the coding sequence GTGCCTGGCTCGCAGGACACTCCCGGCGATGCCGACAGCCAGGAGCCGAATGCCCCGCTGACCGACGAGGAGGTCTTCGGTGCTCACGAGGGCGGCAAGCTCTCCATCGCACCGACTGCTCCGCTGACCAGCCCCCGCGACCTCTCGATCGCTTACACACCCGGGGTGGCCGATGTCAGCCGCGCGATTTCCGGTGACGAGACGCTGGCCGCGCGCTACACGTGGACTCGGCAGCTCGTGGCCGTGGTCAGTGACGGGACTGCCGTGCTGGGGCTGGGAGACATCGGTCCCCGCGCCTCGTTGCCGGTGATGGAGGGCAAGTCGGCGCTGTTCAAGACCTTCGCCGGGCTCGACTCGATCCCGCTGGTGTTCGACACCACCGACGTCGACGAGATTGTCGAGTCCCTGGTCCGGATGCGCCCCTCGTTCGGGGCCGTGAACCTGGAGGACGTGGCGGCACCGCGCTGCTTCGACCTGGAGCGCCGGCTGATCGAGGCCCTGGACTGCCCGGTCATGCACGACGACCAGCACGGCACGGCGGTGGTGACCCTGGCCGCTCTGCGCAATGCCTGCAGGGTGGTGGGGCGCGAGTTGAGCTCCCTGCGCGTGGTGATCTCCGGTGCGGGTGCGGCCGGAGTGGCTTGTGCGGAGATCCTGGAGGCCGCCGGTATCGGCGAGGTCATCGTGGCGGACTCGCGAGGTGTCATTCACGCGGGCCGGGACAACCTCACTCCCATCAAGGCCGAACTGGCCGAGCGGACCAATCCCCGGGGTGTCACGGGCGGGATCGCCGAGGCACTGCAGGGTGCCGACGCCCTGATCGGTGTTTCGGCGGGCCAGATTCCCGAGGAACTGATCGAATCGATGGCCGATGACGCGATCGTGTTCGCGTTGTCGAATCCGGACCCCGAGATTCACCCGGCCGTGGCGGCCAGGCACGCCTCGGTGGTGGCAACCGGACGCAGCGACTTCCCGAACCAGATCAACAATGTGCTTGCCTTCCCGGGAATCTTCAAGGGAGCCCTCGAGGCGGGATCGCGCATGATCAGCGACCGGATGAAGGTTGCGGCGGCCGAGGCGATCGCGGAGGTCGCCGCCGACGAACTGGCGGCTGAGTACATCGTGCCCAGCCCGCTGGATCCGCGGGTGGCCCCCGAGGTGACCGCTGCTGTCGCGAAGGCGGCCCGGCAGGACGGTGTCGCCACCGCCTGA
- a CDS encoding dTDP-4-dehydrorhamnose 3,5-epimerase family protein: MQARQLELIGAFEFIPKSFPDHRGLFVAPFQEAVFAEAVGHELHVAQTNHSVSARNVIRGVHFADVPPGQAKYVYCPRGAILDVVVDVRIGSPTFGRWETVRLDSTEYRALYLAEGLGHAFAALSDDTVLTYLCSTAYNPAAEHGIDPRDPELGLPWSELGGDPILSAKDRDAPSLAEAADAGLLPRYADCLARYEHLRTQV, translated from the coding sequence GTGCAGGCACGACAACTTGAGCTCATTGGCGCGTTCGAGTTCATCCCGAAATCCTTTCCCGACCACCGCGGGTTGTTCGTCGCGCCGTTCCAGGAAGCGGTGTTCGCCGAGGCCGTCGGCCACGAGCTCCACGTCGCGCAGACCAACCACAGCGTGTCGGCACGCAATGTCATCCGCGGCGTACACTTCGCCGATGTGCCTCCCGGCCAGGCCAAGTACGTCTACTGCCCGAGGGGTGCGATCCTCGATGTCGTCGTGGATGTCCGGATCGGCTCGCCCACCTTCGGACGCTGGGAGACGGTACGACTGGACTCCACCGAATATCGGGCCCTGTACCTCGCGGAGGGACTGGGGCACGCATTCGCCGCGCTCAGCGACGACACGGTGCTGACCTACCTCTGCTCCACCGCCTACAACCCCGCTGCCGAGCACGGGATCGATCCGAGAGACCCGGAGCTCGGTCTACCGTGGAGCGAACTCGGCGGTGATCCGATCCTGTCCGCCAAGGACCGCGACGCACCGAGCCTCGCCGAGGCTGCCGACGCCGGACTGCTCCCGCGCTATGCGGACTGCCTCGCCCGCTACGAGCACCTGCGCACACAAGTGTGA
- a CDS encoding S26 family signal peptidase produces MNSLGRLPWRRLLVRGPSMAPTLRDGDVVLVRPRARPEPGSVVLVRWPQRPQQLSVKRAVCREGDGWRVVGDNAAGSTDSRELGPAAVLGEVRWRLWPHPGRVR; encoded by the coding sequence GTGAATTCGCTCGGCCGGTTGCCATGGCGGCGTTTGCTGGTGCGTGGGCCCTCGATGGCCCCGACACTGCGCGACGGTGATGTGGTTCTGGTCCGGCCGCGTGCCCGGCCGGAGCCCGGGTCGGTGGTGCTGGTGCGCTGGCCGCAGCGGCCACAGCAGTTGTCGGTGAAACGGGCGGTGTGCCGGGAGGGGGACGGCTGGCGCGTCGTGGGCGACAACGCTGCCGGGTCCACGGATTCTCGGGAGCTCGGCCCGGCCGCGGTGCTCGGCGAGGTTCGTTGGAGGTTGTGGCCACATCCGGGCCGCGTGCGGTGA
- the sodN gene encoding superoxide dismutase, Ni, with protein sequence MRLLSRILSPRLEATAHCDLPCGVYDPAQARIEAESVKAIQEKYQSSEDSEYRTRAIMIAEQRSELVKHHLWVLWTDYFKPPHFEKYPQLHELVNKATKAAGAAGTKGSMDPAKGQELLDYIAEIDKIFWETKKG encoded by the coding sequence ATGCGACTGCTGTCGCGAATCCTCAGCCCACGCCTGGAGGCGACCGCACACTGCGACCTCCCCTGCGGCGTGTACGACCCGGCGCAGGCCCGGATCGAGGCTGAGTCCGTCAAGGCCATCCAGGAGAAGTACCAGTCCAGCGAGGACTCCGAGTACCGCACTCGCGCGATCATGATCGCCGAGCAGCGCTCGGAACTGGTCAAGCACCACCTGTGGGTGCTGTGGACGGACTACTTCAAGCCGCCGCACTTCGAGAAGTACCCGCAGCTGCACGAGCTGGTCAACAAGGCCACCAAGGCTGCGGGCGCGGCAGGTACCAAGGGGTCGATGGACCCGGCCAAGGGCCAGGAGCTGCTGGACTACATCGCCGAGATCGACAAGATCTTCTGGGAGACCAAGAAGGGCTGA
- a CDS encoding GNAT family N-acetyltransferase, translated as MFEQRIRRITESDVPTVVDLVHELAGYEKASEECRLTAEQLHVALFGATPALFGHVADVRGELVGFALWFLNFSTWRGVHGIYLEDLFVRPEHRRSGLGRALLRTLARECTTHGYARLEWSVLDWNTPAITFYKSIGAVPMDEWTVFRLTGQALDRLGDS; from the coding sequence ATGTTCGAGCAGCGTATCCGCAGGATCACCGAATCCGACGTGCCCACCGTGGTCGACCTGGTACACGAACTCGCCGGTTATGAGAAGGCTTCCGAGGAATGCCGGCTCACTGCCGAGCAACTGCACGTGGCATTGTTCGGTGCAACCCCCGCACTGTTCGGCCACGTGGCCGACGTGCGCGGTGAACTCGTCGGTTTCGCGCTGTGGTTTCTCAACTTCTCCACCTGGCGCGGTGTGCACGGGATCTATCTCGAGGACCTGTTCGTCCGCCCGGAGCACCGGCGCTCCGGACTGGGCCGGGCACTCCTGCGCACACTCGCCCGGGAGTGCACCACACACGGGTACGCGCGGCTGGAGTGGTCGGTACTCGACTGGAACACCCCGGCGATCACCTTCTACAAGTCGATCGGTGCCGTCCCGATGGACGAGTGGACCGTCTTCCGCCTCACCGGGCAGGCACTGGATCGGTTGGGAGACTCGTGA
- a CDS encoding diacylglycerol/lipid kinase family protein: MRAVLIVNPQATSTTAAGRDVLAHALASELKLECVETRYRGHAADTARQAVIDGVDVIIAHGGDGTVNEVVNGMLADDLPRTDPVPSLAVVPGGSANVFAGALGLPRDPVEATHRLLRALAADRRRRIGLGKANGRWFTFNAGVGWDADVVAEVERLRSKGRHVTPALYARTALACYFRVCLRHPSLTVQADESAPISGLHTAFISNTNPWTYLGHRPVHANPETTFDTGLGVFALRSLNTYSVLRHVAQMLRSRAKPHGKSLFRRADVGHLHVGCEEPLRLQVDGDTLGEYSVIEFVSVPEALRVVV; this comes from the coding sequence GTGCGCGCGGTTCTTATCGTCAACCCTCAGGCGACCTCCACCACTGCTGCCGGCCGAGACGTGCTGGCGCACGCCCTGGCCAGCGAACTGAAGCTGGAGTGCGTCGAGACACGGTACCGAGGCCACGCCGCGGACACCGCACGACAGGCGGTTATCGACGGCGTCGATGTGATCATCGCCCACGGCGGGGACGGCACCGTGAACGAGGTGGTCAACGGTATGCTCGCCGATGATCTGCCCCGTACCGATCCGGTGCCGAGCCTGGCAGTGGTGCCCGGTGGCTCGGCGAATGTCTTCGCGGGTGCACTGGGATTGCCCCGAGATCCGGTGGAGGCGACACACCGGCTGCTGCGCGCCCTCGCCGCGGACAGACGACGCCGAATCGGGCTGGGCAAGGCCAACGGCCGATGGTTCACGTTCAATGCGGGCGTCGGCTGGGACGCCGATGTCGTGGCCGAGGTGGAACGCCTGCGTTCGAAGGGCCGCCACGTGACCCCGGCTCTGTACGCCCGCACCGCACTCGCCTGCTATTTTCGGGTCTGCCTGCGTCATCCTTCGCTCACGGTGCAGGCGGACGAGAGTGCTCCGATCAGCGGGCTGCACACGGCCTTCATCTCCAACACCAACCCGTGGACCTATCTCGGGCACCGGCCGGTGCATGCGAACCCGGAGACCACTTTCGACACCGGGCTCGGTGTTTTCGCGCTACGCAGCCTGAATACTTACTCTGTGTTACGACATGTAGCGCAGATGCTCCGCAGTAGAGCGAAACCACACGGAAAGAGCCTTTTTAGGCGTGCGGACGTGGGGCATCTCCACGTAGGCTGTGAGGAGCCGTTGCGTCTCCAGGTCGACGGCGACACCCTTGGCGAGTACTCAGTGATCGAGTTCGTCTCGGTCCCTGAGGCCTTACGAGTCGTCGTATAA
- a CDS encoding WhiB family transcriptional regulator has translation MDWRHRAVCRDEDPELFFPVGNSGPALLQIAEAKAVCNRCPVASECLAWALESGQDAGVWGGMSEDERRALKRRNSRTRTRTNA, from the coding sequence ATGGACTGGCGCCACCGTGCGGTTTGCCGTGACGAGGACCCGGAACTGTTCTTCCCCGTGGGAAACAGCGGTCCCGCGCTCCTGCAGATCGCCGAGGCAAAAGCCGTTTGCAATCGTTGCCCGGTCGCGTCCGAGTGCCTGGCATGGGCGCTGGAGAGCGGACAGGACGCCGGCGTATGGGGCGGCATGAGTGAGGACGAGCGTCGTGCCCTCAAGCGACGCAATTCCCGCACCCGTACCCGCACGAACGCCTGA
- a CDS encoding sensor histidine kinase: MSTLSDLLAEHTGLSGTVADHLQLVVAEWQLLSDLSFADFLLWVPVGVDSAGEDRFLCVAQARPTTAPTAHSEDVVGTEVTPREHPQLRRAVVEGRICREEDPRWHQGVPVRRETIPVRLDSEAVAVISRDTNLAVPRVPSPLEISYLGSAADLCQMIADGTFPTAEPAPGVHTSPRVGDGLIRVDSAGAVVFASPNALSAYHRMGHAADLVGAEIAPLTRSLLSDPFDAEEVAQRIRTALAGSPSMRIEAEARGATVLFRALPLQPRGQQAGALVLVRDVTEVKRRDRALLSKDATIREIHHRVKNNLQTVAALLRLQSRRTGNSTARQALDESVRRVTSIALVHETLSMSVDERVDLDDVVDRVIPMMSDLATAESGVMVRRDGRFGIVSAELATPLVMVLTELVQNALEHAFPEGEGGEVVVQAERSARWLDVVISDDGRGLPEDFSLEHAERLGLQIVRTLVESELRGSLSLRGRSQRGTEAVLRVPLQYRR, encoded by the coding sequence TTGTCCACGCTCAGTGATCTGCTCGCCGAGCACACAGGGCTGTCCGGTACCGTGGCCGATCACCTGCAACTCGTGGTCGCCGAATGGCAGTTGCTGTCGGACCTGTCGTTCGCGGATTTTCTGCTGTGGGTACCCGTCGGCGTGGACAGTGCGGGCGAAGATCGCTTCCTGTGTGTCGCTCAGGCGCGGCCGACCACGGCGCCCACGGCGCATTCGGAGGATGTGGTCGGTACCGAGGTGACCCCTCGGGAGCACCCGCAGTTACGTCGAGCCGTGGTCGAGGGGCGAATCTGCCGGGAGGAGGACCCCCGCTGGCACCAAGGGGTACCGGTTCGCCGGGAAACCATTCCCGTCCGGCTGGATTCCGAGGCGGTCGCGGTGATCAGTCGGGACACCAACTTGGCAGTGCCGAGAGTGCCCAGCCCGCTGGAGATCTCCTACCTGGGCAGTGCCGCCGACCTGTGCCAGATGATCGCCGACGGCACGTTTCCGACCGCGGAACCCGCCCCGGGCGTGCATACGAGTCCCCGCGTCGGTGATGGGCTCATCCGTGTGGACAGCGCAGGCGCGGTGGTTTTCGCCAGCCCCAACGCGCTCTCGGCTTACCACCGCATGGGGCACGCTGCGGATCTCGTGGGAGCCGAGATCGCGCCGCTGACTCGCTCCTTGCTGTCCGATCCGTTCGATGCGGAGGAGGTCGCACAGCGGATTCGCACAGCACTGGCGGGCAGTCCGAGTATGCGGATCGAAGCCGAGGCACGTGGGGCGACGGTGCTTTTCCGGGCTCTGCCGCTGCAACCTCGCGGGCAGCAGGCGGGTGCTCTGGTACTGGTCCGCGATGTCACCGAGGTCAAGCGGCGGGATCGCGCCTTGCTGTCGAAGGACGCGACCATCCGTGAAATCCACCATCGGGTGAAAAATAATCTGCAGACCGTGGCTGCGCTGCTTCGCCTGCAATCACGCCGCACGGGCAACTCCACCGCACGGCAGGCGCTGGACGAGTCGGTACGGCGGGTGACCTCGATTGCGTTGGTTCACGAGACGTTGTCGATGTCGGTGGACGAGAGAGTGGATCTCGACGACGTCGTCGATCGGGTCATTCCGATGATGAGTGATCTGGCCACGGCGGAGAGCGGAGTGATGGTGCGCCGGGACGGTCGGTTCGGCATCGTCTCCGCCGAACTGGCCACTCCCCTGGTGATGGTGCTCACCGAACTGGTTCAGAATGCACTGGAGCACGCCTTCCCGGAAGGAGAAGGTGGTGAGGTCGTGGTGCAGGCTGAGCGTTCGGCGCGCTGGCTGGACGTTGTTATCTCCGACGACGGTCGTGGCCTGCCGGAGGATTTTTCCCTCGAACACGCCGAACGCCTCGGCCTGCAGATCGTGCGAACCCTCGTGGAGTCCGAGCTCCGGGGTTCGTTGAGTTTGCGCGGTCGCAGTCAGCGTGGGACCGAGGCGGTACTTCGTGTCCCTCTCCAGTATCGCCGCTGA
- a CDS encoding biotin/lipoyl-binding carrier protein — protein sequence MAEEIRAEMVANVMTVVVQDGDAVRDGDSLFVLESMKMEIPVLTEADGKVGRIAVNEGDVVQEGDLLAVVE from the coding sequence ATGGCCGAGGAGATCCGCGCCGAGATGGTGGCCAACGTGATGACGGTCGTCGTTCAGGACGGCGACGCGGTTCGCGATGGTGACTCACTGTTCGTGCTGGAGTCCATGAAGATGGAGATTCCGGTGCTCACCGAGGCTGACGGCAAGGTCGGCAGGATTGCCGTCAACGAGGGAGACGTCGTGCAGGAGGGCGATCTGCTCGCCGTGGTCGAGTGA
- the rsrA gene encoding mycothiol system anti-sigma-R factor: MSSGDPDATCEDVLAEVWLFLDNECDGTRREILRQHLDECGTCLERYGIEEHLKELLHRKCGGEHAPEELRERLRSSIRDSVLRQADVTVEHGPEGTSVEVREKPASPTE; encoded by the coding sequence ATGAGCAGCGGCGACCCGGACGCCACGTGTGAGGACGTACTCGCCGAGGTGTGGTTGTTCCTGGACAACGAATGCGACGGTACTCGCCGTGAGATCCTGCGGCAGCATCTCGACGAGTGCGGCACCTGCCTGGAACGTTATGGCATCGAGGAGCACCTCAAGGAACTGCTGCACCGCAAGTGCGGCGGCGAGCACGCCCCCGAGGAACTACGGGAGCGACTGCGCAGTTCGATCCGCGACAGCGTACTGCGACAAGCCGACGTAACGGTCGAGCACGGTCCCGAGGGCACCTCGGTGGAGGTGCGGGAGAAACCGGCCTCACCTACGGAGTAG
- a CDS encoding sigma-70 family RNA polymerase sigma factor translates to MPGTPEQLGTAENERPQDAAQQSASSTGAEQAEETAEQRAARFERDAMPLLDQLYGAALRMTRNAADAEDLVQETYLKAYSAFKSFKQGTNLKAWLYRILTNTYINGYRKRQRQPQQQPTDEIADWQLAQAENHTSTGLRSAEVEALDRLPDSDVKNALQQLGEEFRMVVYLADVEGFAYKEIAEIMATPIGTVMSRLHRGRRQLRGMLTDVARDRGFLRAKNQEVSTS, encoded by the coding sequence GTGCCTGGCACCCCGGAGCAACTCGGCACTGCTGAGAACGAGCGGCCGCAGGATGCCGCCCAACAGTCGGCGTCCTCGACCGGTGCGGAGCAGGCCGAGGAAACCGCCGAACAGCGCGCTGCCCGTTTCGAGCGGGACGCGATGCCGTTGCTGGACCAGCTCTACGGGGCCGCACTGCGGATGACCCGCAACGCGGCCGATGCCGAGGACCTGGTGCAGGAGACGTATCTCAAGGCGTATTCCGCGTTCAAGTCGTTCAAACAGGGAACCAACCTCAAGGCGTGGCTGTACCGGATCCTGACCAATACCTACATCAACGGCTACCGCAAACGGCAGCGTCAGCCCCAGCAGCAGCCGACCGATGAGATCGCGGACTGGCAGCTGGCCCAAGCCGAGAACCACACTTCGACCGGCCTGCGTTCGGCGGAGGTCGAAGCGCTGGATCGGCTGCCCGACAGCGATGTCAAAAACGCCCTGCAGCAGCTCGGCGAAGAGTTCCGCATGGTCGTTTACCTCGCTGACGTGGAAGGCTTCGCCTACAAGGAAATCGCCGAGATCATGGCAACGCCGATCGGCACCGTGATGTCGCGGCTGCACCGCGGCCGCAGGCAGTTGCGCGGAATGCTGACGGACGTGGCCCGGGACCGGGGTTTCCTGCGCGCGAAAAATCAGGAGGTGAGCACGTCATGA